ACTTTGTCTACGGTTGATGGCTTTGTCCACATGTTATCGAACCTAAAATTCTTGTCATTAGGGCgctatttttctcaaaaaaattaatcatagaTAGTTATTTATCCTTTATTATGGTTTGAAGAAGTTAGCATGTAATCCTTTGTCAGCCAAATTCCTTATAGCAGCAGCCACCAAAAGAGCACTAAGAACCATCCCTAAGCAACCAAGTATGAGGTTGTAGCACCATATTGCACCTTTTGTACGAGGTTTCTTAATTGCTAGCCACATGAAACAAGGGTATGCATATGTGACGGGCACAATGGTAATTCCACCGAGGAGAGCTGCAAGGCTTGGCAAGAAAGGGAACGTGACCGCTATAAAAAATGTGAATCCTCCAAAGAGTAAGCGAAAACATGTTCTCACAAATTGTGgacattttttattctttatggTTGTGTATTTTAACTCCAGATTGTCAAAAACGGGCATGGCATAGACTTGGAAGCTACACAAACAATGTAGTATGACTAGAACATATATTGCACCAATTGTGAATTTTGTTACTTCTTGTTTCTGGAATTGTGGGAACGCCATTAACAATCCTCGATCAGGTATCTGGAAGAAACAAGAAcacacaaaattaaatattgattaagattaaatttatatatgttgtttgGCTTTTATGATAATCACTTCAACAATTGTACACATGAATGATTGTGATGTGCTAACCTGCTTTCCGTATGCCCAAAATCCAGCAATTGCGAGGGGAAAGACACATGCGGCAATGAGTATATATGAAATGGTGACTCCTCTGCGCATTGGTTCTTTTGATGTTTCTTTGAAATTTGAAGGAAGTGTTCCCTGTAAAATAAAGTCACGGTTTTTTCAGTTTAACTTGAGGTGTAAAAGTTTGTCGAATTccaactaattaattaattaagacaTCGATAGTTTGaacatttaaaatgaaaaataataataataataatcctcTACGTTGATAATGTCATAATGTTATACCTGTATTTCTAGCACAACATTGTGCCCTCTAAAAGATAGCACAATAATTCCTATAGCATTGATAATGTCACTAATCTTCACCATGGTTGATTCTTGTGACACCAATGTAGTACTGTAGGACACACCTTCTGGCCTACCCTTCTTAACAGAAAGTGACCAAAATAGTGTGCAATATGTGATTGAAGCAACAGCCCCCAACAGAGAGACAGCGGCCACTGAATTGAGATTAGGCAACTGAGCAACAAGTATGGCAGCACAAGTAAACACAAGGAACCACTCCACCCCGCTCAGTGAGTGCGCACTACACGTCTGAACTCCATTATCATTTTCGCAAAGAATCTTGAACAATTGCTTCATTGTCCCGCCACCCGTGATTATAAGTATGACACAAGTACCTCCTGATAGGTACATTACTGGAAATAGTGCTGCTAATTTTCCTAACCTATCCCCTGAAATTAATATGAAAAGTAAAATTGGATGAAATGTGAGTACCATATTAACTTTGAAGGCTAATTAAGGGTGTGATAGATAAACTCTATTTGATAAGCTATAATTGTCAAGGGAAATAATGTGGTTACCAAAGGCAGACATAGCAAGGAAGAGGTATCTACTGTGACGTTTTCCAGAAGAAGCAGATTCATGAAGttcaattagtaaaaatattgtGTAAAGTTGCCAGATGAATGCTATTGACAAACATACACTACCCCATGC
This portion of the Trifolium pratense cultivar HEN17-A07 linkage group LG3, ARS_RC_1.1, whole genome shotgun sequence genome encodes:
- the LOC123913709 gene encoding lysine histidine transporter-like 8, whose product is MAEVHHHDDEDEYLRSELALLQFSDANFKSPLSPTLFIDIHDEPTTNSGSESDSSSSSQSEQVEHPKDEWLPITESRNGNAYYAVFHILNSNIGFQALMLPVAFATLGWAWGSVCLSIAFIWQLYTIFLLIELHESASSGKRHSRYLFLAMSAFGDRLGKLAALFPVMYLSGGTCVILIITGGGTMKQLFKILCENDNGVQTCSAHSLSGVEWFLVFTCAAILVAQLPNLNSVAAVSLLGAVASITYCTLFWSLSVKKGRPEGVSYSTTLVSQESTMVKISDIINAIGIIVLSFRGHNVVLEIQGTLPSNFKETSKEPMRRGVTISYILIAACVFPLAIAGFWAYGKQIPDRGLLMAFPQFQKQEVTKFTIGAIYVLVILHCLCSFQVYAMPVFDNLELKYTTIKNKKCPQFVRTCFRLLFGGFTFFIAVTFPFLPSLAALLGGITIVPVTYAYPCFMWLAIKKPRTKGAIWCYNLILGCLGMVLSALLVAAAIRNLADKGLHANFFKP